Proteins encoded by one window of Marispirochaeta aestuarii:
- a CDS encoding DUF362 domain-containing protein, with protein sequence MRENEILHWFGTDPFEAGRELIRQSRQWQNWDREELIGLKPNLVVAKKASSGATTHPAFVAGVISFLQEQGFRRLQILEGSWVGDSTRRAFKVCGYTKLSEKYGVPLVDLQKDSSVEMEASRGEYRICSSILQLDRLINMPVLKGHCQTLLTCALKNMKGCIPDSEKRRYHRMGLHQPIADLNEIIRADLILVDGLEGDPDYEEGGNPVPMNIFFAGIDPVLIDSYAAGLLGLQPEEVAYIGKAAELGIGSLLSDDTGLRYLNKGEAVEGIQRSVPAWRLKEHINEKGACSACYASLMRALSFLEKEDNLPHSPVHIGQGYRDTRVSGIGVGICLKGADSFAKGCPPEPDEIYRFLKNGA encoded by the coding sequence ATGCGGGAAAACGAGATTCTACACTGGTTCGGCACCGATCCCTTCGAAGCGGGCCGGGAACTGATACGCCAGTCCCGGCAGTGGCAGAACTGGGACAGGGAAGAGCTGATCGGCCTCAAGCCCAATCTGGTGGTGGCCAAAAAGGCCTCCTCCGGTGCGACGACCCATCCAGCCTTTGTGGCGGGGGTAATCTCCTTTTTACAGGAACAGGGCTTCCGCCGTCTCCAGATTCTGGAGGGATCCTGGGTGGGAGACAGCACCCGGCGGGCCTTCAAGGTCTGCGGATATACAAAACTATCCGAAAAATACGGTGTTCCCCTGGTGGACCTGCAGAAGGACTCCTCCGTTGAAATGGAGGCCAGCAGGGGCGAATACCGGATCTGCAGCTCCATCCTTCAGCTGGACCGGCTGATCAATATGCCCGTCCTGAAGGGCCACTGTCAGACCCTGCTGACCTGCGCCCTGAAAAACATGAAGGGCTGTATTCCCGACAGCGAAAAGCGCCGCTACCACAGAATGGGGCTTCACCAGCCCATTGCGGACCTTAACGAGATAATCCGGGCAGACCTGATCCTGGTGGACGGCCTTGAAGGAGACCCCGACTACGAGGAGGGAGGAAACCCCGTCCCCATGAACATCTTTTTTGCCGGGATCGATCCGGTTCTCATCGACTCCTACGCCGCAGGGCTCCTGGGGCTTCAGCCGGAGGAGGTGGCCTATATTGGTAAGGCGGCTGAGCTGGGAATCGGGAGCCTCCTTTCCGACGATACGGGGCTCCGCTACCTGAACAAGGGAGAAGCGGTGGAAGGAATCCAGCGCAGCGTACCCGCCTGGCGCCTCAAGGAGCACATAAACGAGAAAGGCGCCTGCAGCGCCTGCTACGCCTCCCTCATGCGGGCCCTCTCCTTCCTGGAAAAGGAGGATAATCTGCCGCACAGCCCGGTTCACATCGGCCAGGGCTACCGGGATACACGGGTCTCCGGAATCGGTGTCGGCATCTGCCTCAAGGGAGCCGATTCCTTTGCAAAGGGCTGCCCCCCGGAACCTGACGAGATCTACCGCTTTTTAAAGAACGGGGCATGA
- a CDS encoding MFS transporter, which translates to MSTGQSPAVPTRFPLGSTLLVVNVFFMTFVARAILSPLLLTVQEEMGLSHAEGGGLFLVISAGLMTSMLLSGFILKFITHHVNIALAACLSGSALYLLSMAKDPALFRLGLFFLGAASGLYLPSGVVTITEIVPARQRGMGIAFHEVGPILGFASAPFFAELALRFADWRSFLLILGTVTISSGIIYARFGRGGSFHGTPPLWSELALIIRQRDFWIIAFFFILALGAEAGIYSMLPSYLIVEKGIDRAFVNSMVGTSRLTALLMIFTSGYLADRFGYKRVIAAVLLSCGTVTAVLGIATGVPLIAAVYLQPMLVCAFFPAGFIAMSGVSGSRQRNLPVSLTIPLAYLFGGGMIPALIGRLAEQGAFGAGFVFAGILMATGAVLVPFMKTQVR; encoded by the coding sequence ATGAGTACCGGCCAATCCCCCGCTGTTCCCACCCGCTTTCCTCTGGGTTCCACCCTGCTGGTGGTAAACGTGTTTTTCATGACCTTTGTCGCCCGTGCCATCCTCTCACCCCTGCTTTTGACAGTCCAGGAGGAGATGGGACTGTCCCATGCTGAAGGGGGCGGGCTTTTTCTGGTAATTTCCGCAGGCCTGATGACCAGCATGCTCCTGTCCGGTTTTATTCTCAAATTCATCACCCACCATGTGAACATAGCCCTTGCGGCGTGTCTTTCCGGCTCCGCCCTGTATCTGCTCTCCATGGCAAAGGATCCCGCTCTCTTCCGGCTGGGGCTCTTTTTTCTGGGTGCGGCCTCGGGGCTCTATCTTCCTTCCGGCGTCGTAACGATCACCGAGATAGTCCCTGCCCGTCAGCGGGGTATGGGGATCGCCTTTCACGAGGTGGGGCCGATCCTGGGCTTCGCTTCTGCGCCGTTTTTCGCTGAGTTGGCCCTCCGTTTCGCCGACTGGCGCAGCTTTCTGCTTATTCTGGGGACGGTGACCATCAGTTCCGGTATTATCTATGCCCGGTTTGGAAGGGGAGGAAGCTTTCATGGTACTCCGCCCCTCTGGTCCGAACTGGCCCTCATCATCCGGCAGCGGGATTTCTGGATTATCGCCTTCTTTTTTATTCTGGCCCTGGGAGCCGAGGCCGGAATATACTCCATGCTTCCCAGTTATCTGATTGTGGAGAAGGGGATTGACCGGGCTTTCGTGAACTCCATGGTCGGTACGTCCCGTCTGACCGCCCTCCTGATGATCTTTACCTCCGGCTACCTGGCCGACCGTTTCGGATACAAGCGGGTAATTGCGGCCGTGCTGCTGAGCTGCGGGACGGTCACCGCCGTCCTCGGTATTGCAACCGGGGTTCCCCTGATCGCCGCGGTGTATCTTCAGCCCATGCTGGTGTGCGCATTCTTTCCGGCGGGGTTTATCGCCATGTCGGGGGTCAGCGGTTCCCGTCAGCGAAACCTTCCCGTTTCCCTGACCATTCCCCTTGCGTATCTCTTCGGAGGCGGGATGATCCCGGCGCTTATCGGGCGCCTGGCTGAGCAGGGGGCCTTCGGCGCAGGATTCGTTTTCGCGGGAATACTTATGGCAACGGGGGCAGTGCTCGTACCCTTTATGAAGACCCAGGTACGATAA
- a CDS encoding ferritin family protein translates to MPDFGNPFSGNANDRKLTPDELVRSIRFMVAAEYEAIQLYQQLADSTDNELAKKVLNDIADEEKVHAGEFLRLLQELDPKEMDFYREGAQEVEEEFLGKAAGKSEGGGNASGGLGIGSLKK, encoded by the coding sequence ATGCCGGATTTTGGAAATCCCTTCAGTGGAAATGCAAACGACAGGAAGCTGACACCCGATGAGCTTGTAAGGTCCATTCGCTTTATGGTAGCTGCGGAGTACGAGGCAATACAGCTGTATCAGCAGCTTGCCGATTCAACGGACAACGAGCTGGCGAAAAAGGTATTGAACGATATAGCCGATGAAGAAAAGGTCCATGCCGGAGAGTTTCTGCGCCTGCTGCAGGAACTGGATCCCAAAGAAATGGACTTTTACAGGGAAGGAGCCCAGGAGGTGGAGGAGGAGTTTCTGGGAAAAGCCGCTGGAAAATCCGAAGGCGGCGGAAATGCTTCCGGTGGTCTGGGCATCGGCAGTCTGAAAAAATAA